From the Candidatus Saccharibacteria bacterium genome, the window ACTAAAGTAGCACGTTTCACCTCATATATGGTACGCTCAGATACATGACGAGCTATTTTTCACCTGATTTTTTTGCAGGCAATCGAGAAAATTTGCGGGCTTTGCTGACGGGTGGCGAAATTGTCGTACTTACCGCAGCCGGAAGTCTTCAGCGCAGCGGTGATACAACGTATCCGTTTTCACAAGACAGAAACTTTTGGTATGTAACGGGAATTGATACGCCAGATGTAGTGCTAGTTCTAACGGCTGACGACGAATACATAGTATTACCAGAACAAGACGACATGCGAGATGTGTTTGACGGCGCTATTGACCCTAACGAACTGAGTCGGCGTTCTGGGGTTGCCAAGTGTTATTCCCAGCGCGAGGGGTGGGACCGGCTAAAATCTAACATGCAGGGCTGTACGGCTGTCGCTACGGCCCTTCCTGGTGCACTTCGGCATGCACACGGTGGATTTTACCTGAACCCTGCGAGAAAACAGCTGGCTGAACGCCTCAAACGCACGGCCCGTAATGTTGATTTTCAAGATATACGAACCCGAATCGCTAGACTCCGCGCCGCAAAACAGCCAGCTGAACTAGCGGCGATTACCGCGGCGGTTAAACTTACAACAGATACCCTAAGTGAACTTCGTTCCGCCAAGCAACTTGGACTTTTCCGGTATGAATATGAACTTGAGGCCGCGATATCACATGGTATGCGCCAAAGGGGGGCAGCCGGACATGCGTATAGCCCAATAATTGCGAGCGGACCTCATGCAACGACATTGCACTACACAGCAAACAACGGCAAAATAGACCGAAATCACCTGATTGTTGTTGATGTTGGTGCCGAAGTTGAAAACTATGCCGCAGATATTACACGTACGCTGTGTGTTTCAGAACCGACAAAACGACAAGCCGAGGTTCTTGCCGCAGTACGGACTGTCCAGCAAGAAGCGCTAGCCACCCTTAAAGCGGGCATTTTACTCAAAGACTATGAGCAAACAGTCACCCGCGCTATGGGTGAGGCACTTGTTGGGCTTGGACTTAGCAACGACAAAGATGACCATGTCACGCTGCGACGCTATTATCCTCATGCAACCTCGCACTTTCTAGGTCTTGATGTACATGACGTTGGAGACTATATGTCTGTGCTTGAGCCAAACATGGTCGTGACCTGTGAGCCTGGCATTTACATCCCCGAAGAAGGTATCGGCGTTCGGTTAGAGGACGATGTTATTATCACGAATACCGGCGTAAACAATCTCAGCACCAATTGCTCGTACGACGCCTACGTTCTATAACCAAACAACCCAGCTTTCCGAAATTTTCAGTCAAATATTTCCTGAGGCAAAACCATGTATACCTGACGAAACATATCTTGATACGGTGAGGAGGGTAGGCACGGTTTTGACCGGAAAGAATGGGTGAAAAATCGGAAAGCTGGGTTGTTTGGGTATATAATGCTTATGTAATGACGGCGTATCGAAAACAGGGTTTTATCTATTCATTTTTGCTGCGATGGTTTGTGTGCAGTCTTGGGCTCTGGATTGCAGCCGGCCTGCTGCAGGGGTCAGTAGACTACCAAAGTCGTTTTGGGGTAGTTGTGTCTGCTGGAGCGGTTCTGGCACTTATAAACTCATTTATAAAACCGCTGCTTGTTGTACTAAGCCTTCCGGCCATTCTGCTTTCATTAGGACTCTTTATGCTAGTAATAAACGGCGCTATGGTTTATCTTGCCAGCAAATTATACGGTCCGCTTCATATAGATAGCTTTAGCGTTGCAATTCTAACAGGACTAATAATTGGCGTTGTAAATTACCTTGTTTCGGCTATTTTGGACCGGAGCTCATAAGGGTCTGTTAGCTCACTTATTCGTGGTATACTAGTAAAACGATGAGTATATATAACTATGTTGCAATTGTTTCCATGCTATTTATGACGCTATTAATTTTAGTGCAAACCAGAGGCGCTTCTCTTGGTGCGGGCATAGGGAGCAGCGGTGAAGTGAACACCGAACGACGGGGAACCGACAAAACCATTTACCAGCTTACGATTGTTTCGGCACTGGTGTTTATTCTTGCAATTTTGCTTGGTATTATTATTGGCTAAGCCGAGTGGGTGGGACTAGAACATCATGACCGTCATGAACCGCGCAACCAAACTAAGGCTTCGGCGACTGCTGCGCCGACAACAGCGCCAGGTTGAATCAGTCACTTCACGCGCAGAGGCCGGCTTTGACTCAAACTTTGTTGGCAGGCTAGAACGGTTACTAGATGTCAAGCGGTTCGTCGGAGGCTGGCTCTTTCTCGTGCTAACCATCAGCACTATCACCTTATTGCAGGCGGTGAACCTGAGTGGTTACTATCTCAAACCCGGGCCAATACCAGGCGGTCTGTATAACGAGGGCATGCTTGGTGTCTACAGCAATGCGAACCCCATTTACGCCACTGGAGCCGTGGATACAGCAGCCTCACGGCTAATTTTTGCTGGTCTACTAAAGTACAACGACAAAAATCAGTTGGTCGGTGACTTGGCACAAAGCTACGACGTAGATGAATCTGGGAAACAGTACACATTTTCATTAAAACCAGGACTCATCTGGCACGACGGAGCGCCGCTTACCAGTGCAGATGTTTTATATACATTCCGCACCATCCAGAACCCCGATACGCGGTCGCCACTGTTGTCAAGCTGGCAGGGGATAGCAATATCCGCTCCCAACCCGCAAACGGTCGTATTTGGCCTTCCAGGTGCGCTTACTGCTTTCCCGCATAGCCTCACAACCGGCATAATTCCTGCACACTTGCTGCAGAAACTACCGGCCGCTCAACTCCGCTCGAGTAGCTTTAATACCACTGAGCCAGTGGGAGCAGGCCCTTTCGAATGGGGCTCTTTGCAATTTGGAGGCGAAGCTGGCTCGGGCGAGGCAACAACCCTACTGTCTTTTAAAACCTTTGAAAAATACAACGGTGGTCGTGCTAAATTAGATGGCTTCGTCTTGCATGTGTATGACGATGAAGAAAAACTAGTGGCAGCCTACAAAAAGCGTTCCATTGAAGCGATTGCAGGCTTGAAACGTTTACCAGCAGCACTTCAAAACGATGCCTCAGTGTATCCATATCGCTTCAACGCCACAGCGGCTACTATGCTGTTTTTAAAAACATCAGACGGGGCGCTTACCGACCCTGTGGTGCGTAGGGCACTCGTACTCGCGACAGACAAGCAGAGTATACGAAGCGCTCTTGCAGAAGATTTGCGGCTTGTTCATCAGCCATTTTTAGTGGGGCAACCTGGCTACGCCAAGGAGTTTGACCAGCCGCGTTACAATCCCAGTGCAGCTGTGGCCGCCCTGGAACAGGCGGGGTGGCTGAAGGGTAAAAATGACATCCGCGAAAAAAATAAAGTACCGCTACAGATTATCGTTGTGGCCGAAGAAACCCCTGATAATCAGCTTATACTGCGTAAGATTAAAGAACAGTGGAAAGCGATAGGAGTTGACATGCAAGCAGCCCTACAGCAAACCACTGACTTTCAAAGCTCGGTTGAAACACACGCATATTCCGCACTTCTCTATACAATTTCAATCGGTCCTGACCCCGACGTATATGCGTACTGGAGTAGCACACAGGCAGACCCGAGAAGCAGTAACCGGCTGAATTTTTCTGAGTATAAGTCGACTGTAGCTGACACGGCGCTCGAAGGTGGGCGCACGCGACAAGACCCTACGGTGCGCGCTCTGAAATACAAACCCTTCTTAAAAGCTTGGCAAGAAGATGCTCCTGCGGTTGCATTGTACCAGCCCAAAATTTTATACATTTCAAGAGGATTTGTGCAGGGTCTCGATGAACACAGTATAAATACCGACGCCGACCGCTACTACTCAGTCACAAACTGGGCAGTGAAAATAGGACAAATAGCAAAGTAAGGCTCAATTCTATTGCACTAAGTCTCGCGAGGTAATTGGTCATTCTTGGATTCAATTATTCCTAATTCGGTAAAATAATATCCGATTTGTGTAAGGGCAGTCGCTAGGCTCTTGGTAGATCTGCCGTATAACGTTTCGTCAGATACTCCGTTGGTACCATATCCTTTGAGAGCTGCGACAGTATTTTTCCAATGTATAAGCCAGAAGAGTTGAGTCGGCACTTGTATGCCAGGGCGTGAATCATCACGTAAGACTTTTTTTACCACAGCACTCTCACCACCATCAACAATGAAGGTCGGAACGCGGGTATTTTGGTGACTAACCATGCTGAGTAGCACACCTTTTTCGGTGCCTTCTTGGAGTAAGGCTTTGTATGTAGTCAGCTCTTTTGTGAGTAGAGCAGCAGAGGTATCAAGGGGAACGTGAGCCATATCTGATATAAGTGTCACCTGCTCTCGCTCGTCTTGAGTGAGTACAATATCTCTGCCAAAACATGCGCCCGTAATGCTTGTGCGTTTTGCTAAATCGCTAATAAGCTCTCTGTTGAGCACTGGACTATTAGGCTCACTAATTCGATCACTACCATTACCCGAGGGGCTTGCTTCCGCAGTCATATGATTCTATGTTAGTTGCTGCCTCATATTTTGTCTAGCAGATGTCGCTGAGCAAGCAGACTTCCTTGCTATACTGAAGTCGTGGTCAAAGAAATCTTGGGTTATATAGCAGTGTTTTTGACAATTGCTGCGTATGTACCGTATTACCGTGACATTTTGCGGCACAAAACGCACCCGCATATATATAGTTGGACTCTTTGGGGTATTTTGACAGCACTCCTTGCAGTGTTACAAATAAAAGGCGGTGCTGGAGCAGCTGCATGGGTTACGATAGTTGTCGGCATAGTATGTGCTGGCGTTGTCGTGCTCAGCTTTAGAATAGGTAATAAAGATATCACAAAGTCCGATACGGGTGTAGCTGCATTATCTCTTCTAGCCCTCGTATTCTGGCTTGTCGCTGACCAGCCCGTGCTTGCTATGACGCTCGTGGTTCTCGCTGACGTGCTTGCATTCGTTCCCACAATTCGAAAGTCATATTATAAACCGTACAGTGAAACGTTGTCTCTGTACGTTACGAATGTGTTTCGTTTCATACTGGCTTTTGCGGCTATACAAACATACACGTTTCTGTCTGCAGCATGGATTGTTACTTGGATGCTCGCCAACGCACTCTTTTCCCTTATGTTGATTGTGCGCCGCAGGCAGGTTGGGGCTCGATAATTGTAACCATATAAAAGAACCTCATATATGAGGTTCTTTTATATGGTGCGGATGAGAGGACTTGAACCTCCACGAGTTGCCTCACTAGTACCTGAAACTAGCGCGTCTACCATTCCGCCACATCCGCGTGACTATTAAGAATAAAGTGCCCTGTAGTTTAGTGTCATCTCGGACGGGTATCGTTTGCTGGCGGATGGTAGACGAGCGTCTACGATTACTACTGGCAGTGCTACACACTGACCGCCACATCCGCATGTACTTTGTAACTATGCTAGGATAGCCCTTTTATCGTCTCTTTTCAAGCGATAGAGGCTATGTATTTACAAACTGATTATGCTATCATACCTTGCATAGACGAGAGGGCTTGGTATATGAGTAAAGTAGCACACTATTTGCAGGAACACTTGCTCGGGGAAGTAATGACGAGTGCTGATGCGCGGCGATATTTTGCGACCGACTGCAGCATATTTAGCATTGCACCCAGCGTCGTGGTCTATCCGCGGAACGAAAACGACGTCCGCAAAACAGCGCGCTTCACCTGGCAGCTTGCCGAACGTGGCCGGATTATTCCTATTACGCCACGTGGCTGGGGCACCGACCTCAGTGGCGGAGCAGTTGGTAGTGGTATTATGTTGGTTTTTCCCGCACACATGAACCGCATAATCTCACTTGATCAAAAATCTGGCGTTGTAGTCGTAGAACCGGGTCTTAACTACGGTCGGCTCCAACAGACGCTTCAAACGCATGAACGCTTTTTGCCGCCCTACCCGGCAAGCATAGAATACAGCACCATCGGCGGTGCCGTTGGCAATAACGCTGCGGGAGAAAAGTCGGTAAAGTACGGGGTTACAAAAGATTATGTAAAGTCACTGCGTGTCGTTCTTGCAAATGGCGAGGTCATAGAAACTGGTAGAATTACAAAACGCGAGCTCAGTAAAAAACTTGGTTTAACGACGTTTGAAGGTGAAGTTTACCGTTCGCTCGACAAGCTTATAGAAGAAAATCGCGGCACTATAGACAAAACCGTGCGAGAAACTACCAAAAACACCGCTGGTTATAACATATTCGACGTAAAGCGAAGAGACGGCAGCTTTGACCTCACGCCACTATTGGTCGGCGCGCAGGGGACACTTGGTGTCATTACAGAAATTACCTGCGAGACCGAAGCGCACAACCCTGAAACAGTTGTCTTTGCCGCTTATTTCGATAGTATTCAGGCTGCCTGTGATGCCACAGCTGCTCTCAAGGCGTTACCGAACATACCGAGCGCAATTGAGTTTGTGGACGGCAGGCTGCTCAACATCGTCAATCAGCTAAACCCAAATCAGCTCAAGAGCATACTGCCCGAGCAATTACCGAAGGCAGTGCTGATTGTAGAGCTAGACGATGCTAACGACCGGCGCCGAAAACGTAACGTCAAACGAATCCACCAAATTTTTGAAAAAAATGCCCGTGATTACCGCGAAGCATCACGACCGTCCGAACAGTCCGAACTCTGGAAAATACGTCATGCCTCCGCAAACCTCTTGGCTTATAGCGAGGGCCAATCAAAAGCTATTCCTATTATAGAGGACGGTATCGTACCCCTAGATAAGCTAGCTGAGTTTGTCGAGTCTGTATACGCACTATTCGACACGCTAAAACTTGATGTGGCGCTATGGGGCCACGCAGGCGACGGAAACCTCCACGTGCAACCCTTCCTAGATATAAACCAGCTGGGAGATAAGCAAAAAGCCTTTAAGCTTATGGATGAATATTATGCCCTTGTTATTCGGCTTGGTGGTTCTACATCAGGACAGCACAACGACGGTAGAGTACGCGCGAATTACCTTCAAAAAATGTACGGCGAAGACGTCTATGCGCTATTTCAAAAAATCAAACAGGTATTTGACCCCTTTGGGCTGTTAAACCCCGGCGTGAAGCTTGCGTCCACAAACGAAGACATGCGAAGCTCGCTTCGTTCAAACTACTCACTAGACTACCTCTACAAACACATGCCTAGGAGCTGAGCTGTGCGGTGGGAATATATTGACTACATTGGTTTACTCGGAGGTGTTCTTTTGTTGTTTGCGTTTTGGCGTACTAGCACAGGGAGGTGGAAAGTGACCTCGGTGTGGTACGAGCTAGATAACCTGTTGGCTTCAGTTTTGCTCATATTTTATACCTGGCAAAAACATGCCTATGTGAACATCCTTTTAAATGTAGTTTGGGGTATTGTGGCATTCCGTGGGCTTAGTTCTTATGCCGAGCGGCGAATGCTACGGAATAAGAATTTTAAGCGCGGCTACCAAAAAGGGAAACGTTTTATGAAACGCGTAAAGAAGTATTGAGTTTTATGCGAAAAACAGATACCATAGAGGACGTTCCTGTAAAACAAGCGGACGTGGCGGAATTGGTAGACGCGCTACTTTGAGGTGGTAGTCCTGCAAGGGGTGGAGGTTCAAGTCCTCTCGTCCGCACCATGAGGAACCGTGGGTGATTAGCTCAGTTGGCTAGAGCATCTCGTTTACACCGAGAGGGTCGGGGGTTCGAGTCCCTCATCACCCACCACAATGAATTCGAGGGTACTTTTGATATACTAGATACGACATGGGGAAACTCCAACCGACAAAACCGCTTTTAATTATGCTCTACGGTATGCCCGGTTCGGGTAAGACCTTTTTTTCTCGACAACTCTGCGAACAAATTTCTGCAGCACATGTCCAAGGCGACCGTATTCGCGATGAACTGTTTGAGAAACCAACCTACAGCAAAGAAGAAAACCACATAGTCGCCAGTCTTATGGCATACATGACCGGTGAGTTCCTGCAGGCTGGCATAAGTGTGGTGTTCGACACAAACGCTATGCGCATGACCCAGCGCAGGGCCCTCCGCAACCTCGCAATCAAATCTGGAGCGCATCCGATTTTGCTCTGGCTTCAGATTGACCCAGACTCCGCCTTCAAGCGTTCCAGCCGCCGTGACCGCCGCAAACACGACGACCACTATGCGCAAGATATGGAGCCGGGCACCTTTAGGGAGTTGCTTGGCGGCATGCAAAACCCTGAAATAACAGAAAACTACCTTGTTTTAAGCGGCAAGCACGTCTTTAATACGCAAAAAAATGCCGTTATTCGCTACCTAGTGGAAAAAAGGCTTATTACCCTCGACGCATCTACCCAGCAGCTTGGCAAACCAGGCTTAGTGAACATTGTGCCCAACCCTGCCGCTGGTCGTGTTGACCTATCTCGGCGAAATATCAGTATTCAGTAGTCATGTCAGTTAAAATTATCGACGTACCGGGAATAGGACCGGTTCGTTTCGTAAAGAGTGCCCGTAGCCGCAGTATCCGGCTAAGCGTGACGACTACGGGTGTGCGCGTTTCGCTGCCACGCTGGACACCGTACGGTGTTGCAGTTACGTTTGCGGCGCGCCATACCGGGTGGATAGAAAGTGAGCGAGCGAAACAAACACGACATATCCTCAAAGAGGGAGATAAGATTGGGAAGCTGCATCTGCTTCATTTTGAAGTAGTACATGAACGAAGTGAAACCCGTACCCGAGTAACACCTACGAAACTCGTAGTTTCTCTAAAACCAAGTGAAAACAGCTCCGACGCCACTGTCCAGAACAGAGCCGAAACAGCCGCACTGCGTGCACTTAAAAAAGAAGCATCGGTACTGCTGCCGCCCCGCCTGAAGTCACTAGCAGAAAAGCACGGGTTGCCGTACAAAAGCGTCGGGGTAAAAAATCTAAAACGTCGCTGGGGGAGCTGTGACACCTATGGGAACATTACGCTAAACCTGTTTCTCATGCAACTGAGCTGGCAGCAGATTGATTACGTGCTTTGCCATGAGCTTTCCCATACGAAACACATGAACCACGGGGCTAACTTCTGGGCAGAGCTAGAGCGAATGTTACCTGACGCCCGAATGATTGCCAAACGCGTACGTCATATTCAGCCAGCCTTAGCTCCCACGAAATCCGCTACTGCTTTTGAGGACGATATGGCATACTAAAGCATATGAGTGGGAAACAAAACACAAAAGCGCTGACGGAAGCGGCGGTAGAACACGAACGGCTCCAAAGTCTTATTGGCAGTATGGCGGACGGTGTTATTGCCGTAGACGATGACATAAAAGTTGTTCTTTACAACGGTGCAGCTCTAAACATACTTGACACAAACGGCAGCATAAAAAACCGCACACTGAAGCGGCTACTGCAGCTATACGACAAAAATGGCCAGCTCGTAGACGTCGAAAAACTGGTACGAGCCGCCGAACGCGCAACAAGCAACCGCGACCTTTTGCTTCACTACGACGATGGTAGCCGAATAAACGTATACCTCTCAATAGCACCAGTTCACTTGGGCTACGGCGAATCGGGCGACCGCGGCTATGTACTACTACTCCGTGACATCACGCATGAAAAATCACTCGAAGAAGAACGCGATGAGTTCATTTCAGTCGTAAGCCACGAACTACGAACGCCTATAGCAATCGCCGAGGGTAATGTCAGCAACACCCAGTTCATAATAAAAAAATCCGGCGGCGACCCTGCAATTCTGGAGGCGCTTCAGCAGGCCCATGAGCAAATTGTCTTTTTGGCAAACATGGTAAACGACCTCTCCACCTTGAGTCGTGCTGAGCGCGGTAAGCTAACATTGGAAATTTCAAGCTTTAATGCACACCAGCTAGTTGCGAGTCTTGTTGATACGTACCAGCATGATGCGCAGGCAAAAGGATTATCGCTTCGCGCAGACATTAGTCCGCACCTTGAAACGCTTTCATCGAGCGAACTATACGTCAGGGAAATCCTACAAAACTTCATTACAAATGCCATAAAATATACTGAAAAGGGCAGTGTTATTGTAGGCGCGAAGCCAAAGGGCGAGGGTATTGTGTTTACCATATCTGACACCGGCATAGGAATAAGCAAGGCCGACCAAGAACGCGTGTTTGACAAATTCTTCCGTAGCGAAGACTTTCGAACCCGCGCTACCAATGGTACAGGTCTTGGCCTGTACGTTACTATGAAGCTGGCTCGGCTCATTCACGCCGACATATCACTTCAGAGCGAACTAAACCGTGGCTCTACGTTCAGCATCTTTGTCCCAAACGTACACTAGTTAATGTGATGTTTCTCACATCTCAGCAGTTTCTCATGAAAATTACTTGCAGCTTTGCGTAGCCCAGCAGTATAGTGAACAAAGAACACGGGTTCGAGGTAGGTATATAACCAAATGGAGGCAACCATGCACGTACTTCGGTATTTTCGCCCAACAAACCAAAATGAAGTGAAAGCACGGTTTCGAACACCTCTCTCTACCCGCATAATAGCGGCTTTCTTCTGTCTGTCATTTGTAACGAGTACCTTTATTTCGACAGCGCCAGTCTCTGCCCTATTTGGTATAGGAAGCGATAAAAAACCACGACCGCTCGCTGTTGCAGAGCAGGGATATATTGACCCGAGCGGAGCCACCGGCCAGGGCACAACTCTTGGCGGCCCAGAGCCGGGCAAACTGCAACAAAAACAGCCACGCAAAGAAGTAGTTTCCAAACGAACCGCAAGCACCAAGACGTTTGATAACGGAGACGGCACAGCCGAGGTACGCAACTACATGGGCCGGGGGCACTACAAAAGCGGCAACAATTGGAAGGACATAGACACCTCCTTGGTGGTAGACACCAACGCGGCAGACAGCTCGAACATACTTGGCGAGGCGCTTTCTTGGGTAAAAGGTAAAACCCAAGACCTGTCCACGTACAAGGTTGCGGGAAATGACTGGCAAGCCCGGTTTGCCCCCAGTGATGATGCCGTTGGTATGGT encodes:
- a CDS encoding FAD-binding oxidoreductase, whose amino-acid sequence is MSKVAHYLQEHLLGEVMTSADARRYFATDCSIFSIAPSVVVYPRNENDVRKTARFTWQLAERGRIIPITPRGWGTDLSGGAVGSGIMLVFPAHMNRIISLDQKSGVVVVEPGLNYGRLQQTLQTHERFLPPYPASIEYSTIGGAVGNNAAGEKSVKYGVTKDYVKSLRVVLANGEVIETGRITKRELSKKLGLTTFEGEVYRSLDKLIEENRGTIDKTVRETTKNTAGYNIFDVKRRDGSFDLTPLLVGAQGTLGVITEITCETEAHNPETVVFAAYFDSIQAACDATAALKALPNIPSAIEFVDGRLLNIVNQLNPNQLKSILPEQLPKAVLIVELDDANDRRRKRNVKRIHQIFEKNARDYREASRPSEQSELWKIRHASANLLAYSEGQSKAIPIIEDGIVPLDKLAEFVESVYALFDTLKLDVALWGHAGDGNLHVQPFLDINQLGDKQKAFKLMDEYYALVIRLGGSTSGQHNDGRVRANYLQKMYGEDVYALFQKIKQVFDPFGLLNPGVKLASTNEDMRSSLRSNYSLDYLYKHMPRS
- a CDS encoding aminopeptidase P family protein → MTSYFSPDFFAGNRENLRALLTGGEIVVLTAAGSLQRSGDTTYPFSQDRNFWYVTGIDTPDVVLVLTADDEYIVLPEQDDMRDVFDGAIDPNELSRRSGVAKCYSQREGWDRLKSNMQGCTAVATALPGALRHAHGGFYLNPARKQLAERLKRTARNVDFQDIRTRIARLRAAKQPAELAAITAAVKLTTDTLSELRSAKQLGLFRYEYELEAAISHGMRQRGAAGHAYSPIIASGPHATTLHYTANNGKIDRNHLIVVDVGAEVENYAADITRTLCVSEPTKRQAEVLAAVRTVQQEALATLKAGILLKDYEQTVTRAMGEALVGLGLSNDKDDHVTLRRYYPHATSHFLGLDVHDVGDYMSVLEPNMVVTCEPGIYIPEEGIGVRLEDDVIITNTGVNNLSTNCSYDAYVL
- a CDS encoding phage holin family protein gives rise to the protein MTAYRKQGFIYSFLLRWFVCSLGLWIAAGLLQGSVDYQSRFGVVVSAGAVLALINSFIKPLLVVLSLPAILLSLGLFMLVINGAMVYLASKLYGPLHIDSFSVAILTGLIIGVVNYLVSAILDRSS
- the secG gene encoding preprotein translocase subunit SecG, whose protein sequence is MSIYNYVAIVSMLFMTLLILVQTRGASLGAGIGSSGEVNTERRGTDKTIYQLTIVSALVFILAILLGIIIG
- a CDS encoding M48 family metallopeptidase — its product is MSVKIIDVPGIGPVRFVKSARSRSIRLSVTTTGVRVSLPRWTPYGVAVTFAARHTGWIESERAKQTRHILKEGDKIGKLHLLHFEVVHERSETRTRVTPTKLVVSLKPSENSSDATVQNRAETAALRALKKEASVLLPPRLKSLAEKHGLPYKSVGVKNLKRRWGSCDTYGNITLNLFLMQLSWQQIDYVLCHELSHTKHMNHGANFWAELERMLPDARMIAKRVRHIQPALAPTKSATAFEDDMAY
- a CDS encoding PAS domain S-box protein → MSGKQNTKALTEAAVEHERLQSLIGSMADGVIAVDDDIKVVLYNGAALNILDTNGSIKNRTLKRLLQLYDKNGQLVDVEKLVRAAERATSNRDLLLHYDDGSRINVYLSIAPVHLGYGESGDRGYVLLLRDITHEKSLEEERDEFISVVSHELRTPIAIAEGNVSNTQFIIKKSGGDPAILEALQQAHEQIVFLANMVNDLSTLSRAERGKLTLEISSFNAHQLVASLVDTYQHDAQAKGLSLRADISPHLETLSSSELYVREILQNFITNAIKYTEKGSVIVGAKPKGEGIVFTISDTGIGISKADQERVFDKFFRSEDFRTRATNGTGLGLYVTMKLARLIHADISLQSELNRGSTFSIFVPNVH
- a CDS encoding ATP-binding protein, with translation MGKLQPTKPLLIMLYGMPGSGKTFFSRQLCEQISAAHVQGDRIRDELFEKPTYSKEENHIVASLMAYMTGEFLQAGISVVFDTNAMRMTQRRALRNLAIKSGAHPILLWLQIDPDSAFKRSSRRDRRKHDDHYAQDMEPGTFRELLGGMQNPEITENYLVLSGKHVFNTQKNAVIRYLVEKRLITLDASTQQLGKPGLVNIVPNPAAGRVDLSRRNISIQ